From Vigna unguiculata cultivar IT97K-499-35 chromosome 5, ASM411807v1, whole genome shotgun sequence, the proteins below share one genomic window:
- the LOC114184889 gene encoding mediator of RNA polymerase II transcription subunit 12-like isoform X2, protein MRQPLLAPYKLKCDKEPLNSRLGPPDFHPQTPNCPEETLTREYLQSGYRDTVEGLEESREISLTQVPNFNKGVVLNCKEAIRKRLRAINESRVQKRKAGQVYGVALSGSQLAKPGVFPEQRPCPEDFKKKWIEGLSQQHKRLRSLADLVPHVRRKSLLEVLIRNNVPLLRATWFIKVTYLNVVRPGSASIPSGIGDKTQQTCSELWTKDVIEYLQTLLDEFFSKNSSHFTHNRDRSPQLPYTASLQHRSDQLSVSDGEEPSLHFKWWYIVRLLQWHHAEGLLIPSLIIDWVLRQLQEKQLLEIWQLLLPIVYGFLEIVVLSQTYVRTLAGVALRVIRDPAPGGSDLVDNSRRAYTTSALIEMLRFLILAAPETFVALDCFPLPSSVVSYTINEGNFILKATEAAGKIKNSSEDVCLFKSKGFDTQYQSLAFDHVISCIQEQVQDLTKAVKPGYPGQYLAKAALALDKSLVLGDLHGAYKYLFEDLCDETVSEGWVAKVSHCLRLSLKWFRTVNTSFIYSVFFLCEWATCDFRDFRTAPCDVKFTGRKDFSQVHIAIRLLKMKLRDMQISTRQKSGNTRGHGVSYLVKCSGHQSNRNFVKNASRTKSSSRSMDQNICSSAIFESPGPLHDIIVCWIDQHMVHKGEGLKRVHLLVVELIQAGIFYPLAYVRQLIVSGIMDMNVVDLERQKRHCRILKQLPKKFVRDALVESGISEGPQLTEALQIYMNERRLILRCSLWENHGNGSNVSTSSLKQKQCISSTKDKVSTVSIDQWKSAPSNKTSSKSGKDDSGVEDLKTFISALLQLPKSFSNLGSTGLDESQGSVRKPIGSQNKIDLVETTPGCEECRKAKRQKLSEERSLFIQVPSPVLSDDEDTWWAKKGLKSSEPLKVDQPLKPIKQVTKTRQKTVRKTQSLAQLAASRIEGSQGASTSHMCDNKVSCPHHRTTMNGDTARSVDGIQLSECEDIVSIGKAVKQLRFVERKEITLWLMTVIRQLIEESEKVVGKVSQFGRPFATVDDKSSIRWKLGEDDLSALLYLMDVSDDLVSAVKFLLWLLPKVYSSPNSTIHSGRNVLMLPRNVENQACDVSEAFLLSSLRRYENILAAADLIPETLSSIMQRAAAIMASNGRVSGSGALAFARHLLKKYGNVVSVSEWEKNFKSTCDKRLAFEIESGRSVDGELGLPFGVPAGVEDPDDFFRQKISGGRLPSRVGSGMRDVVQRNVEEAFQYLFGKDRKLFAAGTPKGPAFEKWDNGYQIAQQIVVGLIDCIRQTGGAAQEGDPSLVTSAVSAIVGSVGPTLAKLPDFSAGSNHSNMSLATSSLNYAKCILRMHITCLCLLKEALGERQSRVFEIALAMEASTALAGVFAPSKASRAQFQMSPETHDTGTIPSDVSNNSSKIVVARTTKISAAVSSLVVGAIISGVVSLERIVTILRLKEGLDVVQFVRSTRSNSNGSVRSVGAFKVDSSVEVHVHWFRLLVGNCRTICEGLVVDLLDEPSIVALSRMQRMLSLSLVFPPAYSIFSFVMWRPFVMNANVAFREDMNQLYQSLTMAISDAIKHLPFRDVCLRDCQGLYDLMAANMTDAEFATLLELNGSDIHSKSVAFIPLRARHFLNAMIDCKMPQSIYTKDEGSRNSGHGESKVDFTDSESTLQDKLVDVLDALQPAKFHWQWVELRLLLNEQALIEKMKMHDISLADAIQLSSPSLEKSGASENENNFIEIILTRLLVRPDAAPLFSEVVHLFGKSLEDSMLLQAKWFLAGQDVLFGRKTIRQRLINIAESKRFSIKTQFSEPWGWCTPRKDPVTLKGDKKKVDSIPLEEGEVVEEGMDVKRSTKGFSLVFDPERSTSKQQHGTERALLELILPCIDQSSDESRNSFASDLIKQLNYIEQQIAVVTRGPTKPVSTPATEGQTNKVNSRKNIRSGSPGLARRPTPTPDSSPLSPAALRASISLRVQLLMRFLPIICTDGESSVRSMRYTLASVLLRLLGSRVVHEDAMVNAMQYSPLRKEAESPAEAAFVDSSVECLFDRLLLILHGLLSSSLPCWLRSKPVAKTANEPAREFSGFDREPLEALQNHLDNMQLPDTIRWRIQAAMPVLPPTTRCTFSCQLPTVPTSALASLQPNTTNSGFNPSTSTVPQRNPVPSSRSTASGKSKQQDNDLDIDPWMLLEDGAGSCPSANNTNIGSGDRVNIRAASWLKGAVRVRRTDLTYVGAVDEDS, encoded by the exons at GCGACAACCACTATTAGCCCCATACAAGTTGAAGTGTGATAAAGAACCTCTGAACTCTAG GCTTGGTCCCCCTGACTTTCACCCTCAAACACCAAATTGCCCTGAAGAGACTCTGACCAGAGAATATTTGCAATCTGGATACAGGGACACAGTTGAAGGTCTTGAG GAATCGAGAGAAATTTCCCTGACTCAGGTTCCAAATTTTAACAAGGGAGTTGTACTTAACTGCAAAGAG GCCATCAGAAAACGTCTGAGGGCAATCAATGAATCTCGTGTTCAGAAGCGGAAG GCTGGTCAGGTATACGGAGTGGCTCTTTCAGGGTCACAACTTGCTAAGCCTGGTGTTTTCCCTGAACAAAGGCCATGTCCCGAAGACTTCAAGAAGAAATGGATTGAG ggGTTATCTCAGCAGCACAAGAGATTACGGTCTTTAGCGGATCTTGTCCCTCATGTTAGAAGGAAATCACTTTTAGAGGTTCTTATTAGGAATAATGTTCCATTGCTGAGGGCTACCTGGTTTATTAAGGTTACTTACCTTAATGTG GTTCGGCCAGGTTCTGCTAGTATTCCTTCTGGAATTGGTGACAAAACTCAGCAGACTTGTTCTGAGCTTTGGACCAAAGATGTCATTGAATACTTGCAAACTCTTcttgatgaatttttttcaaaaaatagttCTCATTTTACTCATAATCGAGATCGATCACCCCAATTACCTTATACTGCATCACTTCAGCACAGAAGTGATCAGTTATCTGTTTCTGATGGTGAAGAACCATCTTTACATTTTAAATGGTGGTATATTGTTCGGCTTTTGCAATGGCATCACGCTGAAGGGCTTCTTATTCCATCTCTTATCATTGACTGGGTTTTGCGGCAATTACAG GAAAAACAATTGCTTGAGATTTGGCAGCTGCTATTGCCAATTGTATATGGTTTTTTAGAAATTGTGGTGCTATCTCAAACGTATGTTCGCACTCTTGCTGGTGTAGCTCTTCGTGTTATTCGTGATCCTGCTCCTGGTGGATCAGATCTAGTAGACAATTCCCGAAGAGCATATACGACTTCTGCTCTGATTGAGATGCTCCGGTTTTTAATACTTGCGGCTCCAGAAACTTTTGTTGCTTTGGATTGCTTTCCTTTGCCATCCTCTGTTGTTTCATATACAATAAATGAGGGAAATTTTATACTTAAAGCAACTGAAGCTGCAggaaagataaaaaatagttcGGAAGATGTGtgtttatttaaaagtaaaggATTTGATACACAATACCAATCATTGGCATTTGATCACGTTATTTCATGCATTCAAGAACAGGTACAAGATCTCACAAAGGCTGTAAAGCCAGGCTATCCAGGTCAATATCTAGCTAAAGCTGCACTAGCCTTGGATAAATCCCTTGTACTTGGGGATCTACATGGAGCATACAAATATCTTTTTGAAGATCTTTGTGATGAAACTGTATCTGAAGGTTGGGTTGCGAAAGTTAGCCATTGCTTAAGGTTATCTCTGAAGTGGTTTCGGACTGTAAATACATCATTTATTTATTCAGTGTTTTTCCTGTGTGAGTGGGCAACATGTGATTTTAGGGATTTTCGGACTGCTCCCTGTGATGTAAAGTTCACTGGCAGGAAAGATTTTTCCCAAGTGCATATTGCCATTAGACTTTTAAAGATGAAGCTGAGGGATATGCAGATTTCTACAAGACAAAAGAGTGGAAATACTCGTGGTCATGGGGTCAGTTATTTAGTAAAATGTTCAGGTCACCAGAGTAATCGGAATTTTGTGAAGAATGCATCCAGAACAAAATCTAGTTCAAGAAGTATGGATCAGAATATCTGCTCTTCAGCTATATTTGAAAGCCCAGGTCCTCTCCATGATATTATTGTTTGTTGGATTGATCAACATATGGTGCATAAAGGGGAAGGACTCAAACGTGTACATCTACTTGTAGTGGAACTCATACAGGCAGGCATCTTTTATCCATTGGCATATGTACGCCAGCTGATAGTGAGTGGGATCATGGATATGAATGTGGTTGACTTGGAGAGACAGAAGAGACACTGCCGAATCTTGAAGCAACTTCCTAAGAAGTTTGTGCGTGATGCTTTGGTAGAATCAGGGATTAGTGAAGGGCCACAGCTTACTGAAGCATTACAAATTTACATGAATGAACGCCGTCTCATACTACGTTGTTCCTTGTGGGAGAACCATGGTAATGGCAGTAATGTGAGTACATCATCTCTCAAGCAAAAACAGTGTATATCTTCAACAAAAGACAAAGTTTCTACAGTGTCAATTGATCAATGGAAAAGTGCTCCTTCGAATAAAACATCCTCTAAAAGTGGGAAGGATGACAGTGGTGTTGAAGATCTGAAGACATTCATCTCAGCCCTGTTACAGCTACCaaaaagtttttctaatttgGGCTCTACTGGATTGGATGAATCTCAGGGCAGTGTCAGGAAACCTATTGGGTCTCAAAACAAGATTGATCTAGTGGAGACCACACCTGGgtgtgaagaatgtagaaaagCAAAGAGACAAAAATTGAGTGAGGAAAGAAGTTTGTTTATTCAAGTTCCTTCTCCTGTACTGTCTGATGATGAAGATACATGGTGGGCAAAGAAGGGTCTAAAATCCTCAGAGCCTCTCAAAGTTGATCAACCTCTTAAGCCTATCAAGCAGGTTACTAAGACTCGGCAGAAGACTGTCCGTAAAACCCAGAGTCTTGCTCAACTGGCAGCTTCTAGAATTGAGGGTAGCCAAGGGGCATCAACCAGTCATATGTGTGACAATAAGGTTAGCTGCCCTCACCATAGAACTACTATGAATGGAGATACTGCAAGATCTGTTGATGGAATTCAATTAAGTGAATGTGAAGATATTGTCTCAATTGGAAAGGCTGTGAAACAGCTGCGCTTTGTTGAAAGAAAGGAAATAACACTTTGGTTGATGACTGTAATTAGGCAGCTTATTGAAGAGTCTGAAAAAGTTGTTGGTAAAGTTAGCCAGTTTGGGAGGCCTTTTGCCACTGTGGATGATAAAAGTTCAATCCGGTGGAAACTTGGTGAGGATGATCTTTCTGCTTTACTTTACCTGATGGATGTGTCAGATGATTTAGTCTCAGCTGTCAAATTCCTCTTATGGTTGCTGCCAAAGGTTTATAGTAGCCCTAATTCTACTATTCATAGTGGGAGGAATGTTTTAATGCTACCAAGGAATGTGGAGAACCAAGCTTGTGATGTTAGTGAGGCTTTTCTGTTATCATCGTTAAGAAG GTATGAGAACATTCTTGCTGCAGCTGATCTTATTCCTGAAACTCTGTCATCTATAATGCAGCGTGCTGCCGCTATTATGGCATCTAACGGAAGGGTTTCAGGTTCAGGTGCTCTAGCTTTTGCTCGCCACTTGTTAAAAAAGTATGGCAATGTGGTTAGTGTCAGTGAGTGGGAGAAAAATTTCAAGAGTACATGTGATAAGAGACtggcttttgaaattgagtCTGGACGGTCAGTTGATGGAGAGTTGGGGCTTCCATTTGGCGTTCCTGCTGGAGTTGAGGACCCTGATGACTTTTTCCGTCAAAAGATAAGTGGTGGCCGGTTGCCATCCAGAGTAGGTTCAGGAATGAGAGATGTTGTACAGCGTAATGTGGAAGAAGCATTTCAATATCTTTTCGGAAAAGACAGGAAGCTATTTGCTGCGGGTACACCCAAAGGTCCTGCTTTTGAAAAATGGGATAATGGGTATCAAATTGCTCAACAAATAGTTGTGGGTCTGATAGATTGCATACGGCAGACTGGTGGTGCTGCTCAAGAAGGGGATCCATCTTTGGTTACTTCTGCTGTTTCTGCCATTGTTGGCAGTGTTGGTCCAACTTTGGCAAAATTGCCAGATTTTTCAGCTGGAAGTAACCATTCAAATATGTCATTGGCTACAAGCTCTTTGAACTATGCTAAATGCATTTTGCGAATGCATATAACCTGTTTGTGCTTGCTTAAGGAGGCCTTGGGAGAACGCCAAAGCCGTGTATTTGAGATTGCTCTTGCAATGGAAGCTTCTACTGCTCTTGCTGGAGTTTTTGCTCCAAGTAAAGCTTCTCGGGCCCAGTTTCAAATGTCACCTGAAACCCATGATACTGGTACTATTCCAAGTGATGTTTCAAACAACAGTAGCAAAATTGTGGTTGcaagaacaacaaaaattaGTGCTGCTGTTTCTTCACTTGTTGTTGGTGCAATCATATCTGGTGTGGTGAGCCTGGAAAGAATAGTAACCATTCTCAGATTAAAGGAGGGCCTGGATGTTGTACAATTTGTAAGAAGCACAAGATCCAATTCAAATGGGAGTGTACGTTCAGTTGGGGCTTTTAAGGTGGATAGTTCAGTTGAAGTTCATGTCCATTGGTTTAGATTGCTTGTTGGGAACTGTAGAACCATCTGTGAAGGCTTAGTGGTTGATCTCTTGGATGAACCGTCCATTGTTGCTCTTTCAAGGATGCAGCGGATGCTTTCTCTATCATTGGTCTTTCCACCTGCCTATTCAATATTTTCGTTTGTTATGTGGCGGCCTTTTGTTATGAATGCCAATGTAGCATTCCGTGAAGATATGAATCAACTTTATCAGTCTTTAACAATGGCCATAAGCGATGCAATAAAACATTTGCCGTTCCGAGATGTGTGCTTAAGAGATTGTCAGGGTCTTTATGATCTTATGGCTGCAAACATGACTGATGCAGAGTTTGCAACCCTGCTAGAGTTGAATGGCTCTGATATTCATTCAAAATCTGTGGCATTTATTCCCCTCCGTGCTAGACATTTTCTAAATGCCATGATTGATTGTAAGATGCCTCAATCTATTTATACAAAGGATGAAGGAAGCAGGAATTCTGGACATGGTGAATCTAAAGTTGATTTTACTGATAGTGAATCTACACTACAGGATAAGCTTGTGGATGTGTTAGATGCTTTGCAGCCTGCCAAGTTTCATTGGCAATGGGTTGAACTCAGGCTGCTTTTAAATGAACAGGCCCTCATTGAGAAAATGAAGATGCATGATATATCTCTAGCTGACGCTATACAGTTGTCCTCACCTAGTTTAGAGAAGAGTGGTGCTTCTGAGAATGAGAACAATTTCATTGAAATAATTCTGACAAGGTTGCTGGTTAGACCTGATGCTGCACCCCTTTTCTCGGAGGTGGTTCATCTTTTTGGGAAGTCTCTAGAGGATTCAATGTTGTTACAGGCTAAATGGTTCCTTGCGGGACAGGATGTCCTCTTTGGTCGGAAGACTATTAGGCAACGACTGATTAACATTGCAGAGTCTAAAAGATTTTCCATTAAGACACAGTTTTCTGAACCCTGGGGTTGGTGCACCCCACGTAAAGATCCAGTTACTCTCAAGGGGGATAAAAAGAAAGTTGATTCTATTCCTCTTGAAGAAGGAGAAGTTGTTGAAGAGGGAATGGATGTGAAAAGGTCCACAAAAGGGTTCTCTCTAGTGTTTGACCCTGAAAGATCTACCAGTAAGCAGCAGCATGGGACTGAGAGGGCTCTTCTTGAGTTAATTCTTCCATGCATAGATCAAAGTTCTGACGAATCTAGAAATTCCTTTGCAAGTGATTTGatcaaacaattaaattatattgaGCAACAGATAGCTGTAGTTACCCGAGGACCAACTAAGCCAGTAAGTACTCCTGCAACTGAAGGTCAGACAAACAAAGTAAATAGCCGCAAAAATATAAGAAGTGGCAGCCCTGGTTTAGCCAGAAGACCAACACCTACTCCGGATTCTTCTCCACTTTCTCCTGCTGCTTTGCGAGCATCAATATCTTTACGTGTGCAGCTGCTTATGAGATTTCTTCCTATTATCTGCACAGACGG GGAGTCTTCTGTACGGAGTATGAGATACACACTTGCATCAGTACTTCTTCGTCTCCTTGGCAGCCGGGTTGTGCACGAGGATGCAATGGTGAATGCCATGCAATATTCTCCATTGAGAAAGGAGGCGGAATCACCTGCTGAGGCTGCTTTTGTGGATTCTTCTGTTGAATGCCTGTTTGATCGTCTGTTGTTGATCTTGCATGGATTGTTGAGTAGTTCCCTTCCATGTTGGCTTAGGTCGAAACCTGTTGCAAAGACAGCTAATGAACCTGCAAGGGAATTTTCTGGGTTTGATCGCGAGCCCTTGGAGGCATTGCAG AATCACCTTGATAACATGCAACTGCCAGACACTATCCGGTGGCGTATCCAAGCTGCAATGCCTGTACTTCCTCCCACTACACGCTGCACTTTCTCATGCCAGCTGCCGACGGTTCCAACTTCTGCTCTTGCATCTCTTCAACCCAACACTACAAATTCTGGGTTTAACCCCAGCACTTCAACTGTCCCTCAGAGGAACCCTGTTCCATCATCAAGGTCTACAGCATCAGGGAAGTCAAAGCAGCAGGACAATGATTTGGACATTGACCCTTGGATGCTTTTAGAAGATGGGGCTGGATCTTGCCCGTCggcaaataatactaatatcgGTAGTGGTGATCGGGTCAATATTCGCGCTGCCAGCTGGCTTAAAGGGGCAGTGAGAGTGCGGCGAACAGACCTTACATATGTTGGCGCTGTGGATGAGGATAGTTGA